ATTATTCCGGCAGACCCACACCTCTCTATTTTGCGGAGAAACTCACAAAGAGAGCCGGCGGCGCAAAGATATACTTGAAACGCGAAGACCTTGGACATACCGGTTCGCATAAGATAAATAACACACTCGGTCAGGCGCTCCTTGCGATACGTATGGGCAAGAAGAGGATTATCGCGGAAACAGGCGCCGGTCAACACGGTCTCGCGGTAGCCACGATTGCCGCAAAGTTCGGATTAGAAGCGGTTATATTCATGGGTCGGGAGGATACAATCCGCCAATCTCTGAACGTTCATAAGATTGAGCTTTTAGGCGCTGAGATCATCACTGTGGATTCGGGCAGCAAAACACTCAAAGACGCTGTCAACGAAGCTATCCGCGACTGGGTTACCAATGTTGAAAATACGTTTTATATGATAGGTTCGGTCGTCGGCCCTCACCCATATCCTCTTATGGTTCGTAACTTTCAGCGCGTTATCGGCATTGAGTCGATGGAGCAATATGAAACATCGGAAAATTCACTTCCGTCTGCTCTTGTAGCATGCGTCGGCGGCGGGAGTAATTCCATAGGTCTTTTCCACCCATTCCTCCACACTGATGTTGATATATACGGAGTTGAAGGAGGAGGGAAAAATATGGAATTAGGAAATCATTCCGCCACCCTCACAGCCGGCTCGCCCGGAATTCTTCACGGAAGTATGTCATATATTATTCAGGATTCTGAGGGTCAAATATCTCCTGCCGACTCCATTGCTCCCGGGTTGGATT
The Candidatus Neomarinimicrobiota bacterium genome window above contains:
- the trpB gene encoding tryptophan synthase subunit beta: MPDTKGHFGKYGGAYVPETLVPALAELEKAYFEAMNDTEFNNKYNQLLKNYSGRPTPLYFAEKLTKRAGGAKIYLKREDLGHTGSHKINNTLGQALLAIRMGKKRIIAETGAGQHGLAVATIAAKFGLEAVIFMGREDTIRQSLNVHKIELLGAEIITVDSGSKTLKDAVNEAIRDWVTNVENTFYMIGSVVGPHPYPLMVRNFQRVIGIESMEQYETSENSLPSALVACVGGGSNSIGLFHPFLHTDVDIYGVEGGGKNMELGNHSATLTAGSPGILHGSMSYIIQDSEGQISPADSIAPGLDYPGVGPEHSFLKDSGRVNYSSIDDSEAIEAFKILSREEGIIPAIESSHAIAKVMQIASDYPKDEGIIVCLSGRGDKDFSQNDITGGSTNGE